In Callospermophilus lateralis isolate mCalLat2 chromosome 19, mCalLat2.hap1, whole genome shotgun sequence, the following are encoded in one genomic region:
- the Vasn gene encoding vasorin produces the protein MRSRSPLPQPLLLLLLLVPGPRVQGCPSGCQCNQPQTVFCTARQGTTVPRDVPPDTAGLYVFENGITTLDASSFASLPGLQLLDLSQNQITSLPGGIFQPLTNLSNLDLTSNKLREITNETFRGLRRLERLYLGKNRIRHIQPGAFDALDRLLELKLQDNELRALPPLHLPRLLLLDLSHNHLPALEPGILDTANVEALRLAGLGLQQLDEGLFGHLRNLHDLDVSDNQLEHVPPVIRVLRGLTRLRLAGNTRIAQLRPEDLAGLAALQELDLSNLSLQALPSDLAGLFPRLRLLAAARNPFNCVCPLSWFGSWVRDSHITLASPEETRCHFPPKNAGRLLLELDYADFGCPATTTTATAPTTRPVVGEPTLLPSSLAPTWLSLTEQATKAPSPPSTALPTKGPASRAQDCPASTCLNGGTCQLGPRQHLECLCPVGFRGLYCESRVGQGPQSSPTPDTPGPPQPLPLSIEPVSPTSLRVGLQRYLQGSALQLRSLRLTYRNLSGPDKRLVTLRLPASLTEYTVTQLRPNATYAICVTPLGAGRVPEGREACGEARTPPAVRSNHAPVTQAREGNLPLLIAPALAAVLLAVLAAVGAAYCVRRGRAAAVAQGKGQVGPGAGPLELEGVKAPLEPGPKATEGAGEALPGGPECEVLLMGYPGPSLQGALPAKPYI, from the coding sequence ATGCGCTCCAGGAGTCCTCTGCCACAGCCCCTGCTGCTGCTTCTACTGCTGGTCCCAGGGCCCAGGGTGCAGGGGTGCCCATCTGGCTGTCAGTGCAACCAGCCACAGACAGTCTTCTGCACTGCCCGCCAGGGGACCACAGTGCCCCGAGACGTGCCACCTGACACGGCAGGCCTGTACGTCTTTGAGAACGGCATCACCACACTTGATGCAAGCAGCTTTGCCAGCTTGCCAGGCCTGCAGCTCCTGGACTTGTCACAGAACCAAATCACCAGCCTGCCTGGTGGCATCTTTCAACCACTCACCAACCTCAGCAATCTGGATTTGACCTCCAACAAACTGCGTGAGATCACCAACGAGACCTTCCGTGGTCTGCGGCGCCTTGAGCGCCTCTACCTGGGCAAGAACCGCATCCGCCACATCCAGCCCGGCGCCTTCGATGCACTAGATCGCCTCCTGGAGCTCAAGCTGCAGGACAATGAGCTGCGGGCACTGCCCCCACTGCACCTGCCCCGCCTGCTTCTGCTTGACCTCAGCCACAACCACCTCCCGGCCCTGGAGCCCGGGATCCTGGATACTGCCAACGTGGAGGCACTGCGGCTGGCTGGCCTGGGGCTGCAGCAGCTGGACGAGGGGCTCTTTGGCCACCTACGCAACTTGCATGACCTGGATGTGTCTGACAACCAGCTAGAACACGTTCCTCCTGTGATCCGAGTCCTGCGGGGCCTGACACGACTGCGGCTGGCTGGTAACACCCGCATTGCCCAGCTGCGGCCTGAGGACCTGGCTGGCCTGGCCGCCCTGCAGGAGCTGGACCTGAGCAACCTGAGCCTGCAGGCCCTGCCAAGTGACCTTGCAGGCCTCTTCCCCCGACTGCGGCTCCTGGCAGCTGCCCGCAATCCCTTCAACTGCGTGTGCCCCTTGAGCTGGTTCGGCTCCTGGGTACGTGACAGCCACATCACACTGGCCAGCCCTGAAGAGACACGCTGCCATTTTCCACCAAAGAATGCTGGCCGACTGCTTCTGGAGCTCGACTATGCTGACTTTGGCTGCCCAGCCACCACCACCACTGCCACAGCCCCTACCACAAGACCAGTAGTGGGGGAGCCCACACTCTTACCTTCCAGCTTGGCTCCTACCTGGCTGAGCCTGACTGAGCAAGCCACCAAGGCCCCCAGCCCACCATCCACTGCCCTGCCAACCAAAGGGCCTGCTTCCCGGGCCCAGGACTGTCCTGCATCTACCTGCCTCAACGGGGGCACCTGCCAGCTAGGGCCAAGGCAGCACCTGGAGTGCCTGTGCCCTGTGGGCTTCAGGGGCTTGTACTGTGAGAGCCGAGTGGGGCAGGGGCCGCAGTCCAGCCCCACACCTGACACACCAGGGCCTCCCCAACCCCTGCCCCTCAGCATTGAGCCAGTGAGCCCCACCTCCCTGCGTGTGGGACTGCAGCGCTACCTGCAGGGCAGCGCGTTGCAGCTCAGGAGCCTCCGCCTCACCTACCGCAACCTGTCAGGCCCTGACAAGCGGCTGGTGACTCTGCGACTTCCTGCCTCACTCACAGAGTACACGGTCACCCAGCTGCGACCCAACGCCACCTATGCCATTTGCGTCACACCCTTGGGAGCTGGGCGGGTACCTGAAGGCAGAGAGGCCTGTGGGGAGGCCCGCACACCCCCAGCTGTCCGCTCCAACCATGCCCCAGTCACCCAGGCCCGAGAGGGCAACCTGCCACTTCTTATTGCACCTGCCTTGGCTGCTGTGCTCCTGGCTGTGCTGGCTGCTGTAGGGGCAGCCTACTGTGTGCGGAGGGGACGGGCAGCAGCTGTGGCTCAGGGCAAGGGCCAGGTGGGACCAGGGGCAGGGCCCCTGGAGCTAGAAGGTGTCAAGGCCCCTTTGGAGCCAGGCCCCAAGGCAACTGAGGGTGCTGGGGAGGCCCTGCCAGGTGGGCCTGAGTGTGAGGTGCTGCTCATGGGCTACCCAGGGCCCAGCCTCCAAGGTGCCCTCCctgcaaaaccctatatctaa